A genome region from Methylobacterium sp. FF17 includes the following:
- a CDS encoding HD domain-containing protein, whose amino-acid sequence MGDGLYAELAKTSAFQRLKQVRFLGGIDYILVPAPNGSKSRYTRFQHSLGVARLALLYARQREISYQDRRTLYVAAMLHDIGHAPLSHSLEPTFLKHFGIEHHKATSDIIAGRVDIGIDVYQVLRWHGINVEQVIALISGEDSSFDGLFSGPINFDTIEGILRSHSYATASATVYGPEAITRAAIYRDDPKSRELIDTFWHYKNLMYKTVINSESGILADFICQKFMEMNIRHFSEKDYYTTEDSAFRKMPGLRELLTSKNFMYISRSYANEPINYRARSFFIDQSIPFKSEMDALRYQQSKEQKSLLPHSATQVGIFGPGWDLLNEHTLRAQQTLFR is encoded by the coding sequence ATGGGCGATGGCCTGTACGCAGAACTGGCAAAAACCTCAGCCTTCCAGCGGCTTAAGCAGGTCAGGTTTCTGGGTGGCATCGACTATATCTTGGTTCCTGCTCCAAATGGGTCGAAGAGCAGGTACACCAGATTTCAGCACAGTCTGGGGGTTGCCCGCTTAGCGCTCCTCTATGCTCGCCAAAGAGAGATAAGCTACCAAGACCGCCGCACCCTGTACGTAGCAGCGATGCTGCATGACATCGGGCACGCGCCACTTTCTCACTCTCTGGAACCAACGTTTCTAAAGCACTTTGGTATCGAACATCATAAAGCGACGAGCGATATTATAGCTGGTCGCGTTGATATTGGAATAGATGTTTATCAAGTCCTGCGGTGGCATGGAATCAACGTCGAGCAAGTAATTGCCCTCATATCGGGTGAGGACAGCAGCTTCGATGGACTGTTTTCTGGCCCGATAAACTTTGACACTATTGAAGGAATTCTGCGTTCGCACTCTTACGCGACGGCGTCAGCAACTGTTTACGGTCCCGAAGCGATTACGCGAGCCGCAATCTATAGGGATGACCCGAAGTCTAGAGAGCTGATTGATACATTTTGGCACTATAAAAATCTTATGTACAAGACAGTCATCAACTCAGAGTCTGGAATTCTGGCCGACTTTATATGTCAGAAGTTCATGGAGATGAACATCAGGCATTTTTCTGAGAAGGACTACTATACGACTGAGGACTCGGCTTTTAGAAAAATGCCTGGCCTCAGAGAGTTGCTCACAAGTAAAAACTTTATGTATATATCTCGTTCATATGCGAACGAACCTATCAACTACCGAGCGCGAAGCTTTTTCATTGATCAAAGCATCCCGTTTAAGTCTGAAATGGATGCGTTGCGGTATCAGCAGTCAAAAGAGCAAAAATCGCTCTTGCCGCATTCCGCAACTCAGGTAGGTATCTTCGGACCAGGCTGGGACCTCCTTAATGAGCACACCTTACGAGCGCAGCAAACTCTTTTCCGATGA
- a CDS encoding nucleotidyltransferase domain-containing protein — MSTPYERSKLFSDEKLTALREGLGNLVPAGEAVVTCGSYARREASENSDLDYFIITQCSEGASDHSWGDKVRDVISSLVKTEPAAGGAFSGIIHRASMTKDIGGDGDDNAHFTRRMLFLLEGAYLANEAEIRSFRREILERYIGEKITNPQIALFLLNDVIRYYRTMAVDYEFKTVEGTKPKPWGLRNIKLVFSRKLLYASGLFSVAMTVDRTRDKKIETLEKLFDMPVIDRMQYICGKSAMENVLERYNVFLERLEDHDVRSKLTALTRDERSDKLFREIKNEGHLFTRDLLKLFDNSFDSTHPIRKAVLF, encoded by the coding sequence ATGAGCACACCTTACGAGCGCAGCAAACTCTTTTCCGATGAGAAGCTTACTGCACTCCGGGAAGGTCTAGGTAATCTCGTTCCAGCCGGCGAGGCTGTGGTTACTTGTGGTTCTTATGCTAGACGTGAAGCATCTGAAAACTCAGATCTTGATTATTTTATCATTACTCAATGTTCAGAGGGCGCGTCAGATCACTCGTGGGGTGATAAGGTCAGAGATGTCATTAGTAGCTTGGTAAAAACTGAGCCGGCTGCTGGAGGAGCCTTTTCCGGCATAATCCATAGAGCTTCTATGACAAAGGATATTGGTGGAGACGGCGACGACAATGCCCACTTCACCCGCAGAATGCTCTTCTTGCTGGAGGGCGCTTATTTAGCGAATGAGGCCGAAATTCGCAGCTTTCGCAGGGAAATACTGGAAAGATATATTGGTGAAAAAATAACTAACCCGCAGATTGCCTTATTTCTTCTGAATGATGTGATCCGCTACTATAGAACTATGGCCGTTGACTATGAGTTCAAAACGGTCGAGGGCACGAAGCCGAAGCCCTGGGGACTCAGGAACATCAAGCTCGTTTTTTCACGTAAACTGCTTTACGCGAGCGGTCTGTTCAGCGTTGCAATGACAGTGGATCGAACAAGAGACAAGAAGATCGAGACGCTGGAAAAGTTATTTGACATGCCGGTAATCGATCGAATGCAGTACATTTGCGGCAAGAGCGCCATGGAAAACGTTCTGGAGCGCTACAATGTGTTTCTTGAAAGGCTTGAAGATCACGATGTTCGCAGTAAATTGACTGCTCTGACTAGAGATGAGCGTAGCGATAAGTTATTTAGAGAAATAAAAAACGAAGGCCACCTGTTTACTCGTGACTTACTTAAGCTTTTCGACAACAGCTTCGATTCAACGCATCCCATCAGAAAAGCTGTCTTATTCTGA